Proteins from a single region of Segatella copri:
- the rpe gene encoding ribulose-phosphate 3-epimerase has protein sequence MKTMVSPSLLSANFIDLKSDIEMINKSEADWLHLDVMDGVFVPNISFGFPVIEAVSKVCTKPLDVHFMIQHPENYIEQTAKLGAMMMNVHYEACTHLHRTIQQIHAAGMKAGVTLNPSTPVCVLEDIICDVDMVLLMSVNPGFGGQKFIENTIKKIGRLRQLIKESGSQALIEVDGGVQAETAPRLVKAGVDVLVSGSYVFKSTDPYATIHALKELH, from the coding sequence ATGAAAACAATGGTATCCCCTTCATTGCTCTCAGCCAACTTCATTGACCTGAAGAGTGATATAGAGATGATTAACAAGAGTGAGGCCGACTGGCTCCACCTCGATGTGATGGATGGTGTCTTCGTGCCCAACATCTCGTTCGGCTTCCCTGTGATAGAAGCCGTGAGCAAGGTGTGCACCAAACCCCTCGACGTCCACTTTATGATACAGCACCCGGAAAATTACATTGAGCAGACTGCCAAGCTCGGTGCCATGATGATGAACGTGCACTACGAGGCCTGCACCCATCTGCACCGCACCATCCAGCAGATTCATGCAGCAGGCATGAAGGCAGGAGTTACCCTCAACCCTTCTACCCCGGTATGTGTGCTGGAAGACATCATCTGCGATGTAGACATGGTACTTTTGATGAGCGTTAACCCAGGCTTCGGCGGACAGAAATTCATCGAGAACACCATCAAGAAGATAGGCCGTCTGCGCCAGCTCATCAAAGAGAGCGGCAGTCAGGCACTCATCGAGGTAGATGGCGGCGTGCAGGCAGAAACTGCTCCAAGACTGGTAAAAGCCGGAGTAGACGTGCTGGTAAGCGGAAGTTATGTATTCAAGAGCACAGACCCTTATGCTACCATCCATGCCTTGAAAGAACTCCACTAA
- a CDS encoding sigma-70 family RNA polymerase sigma factor, giving the protein MSKLNEMTDEELALAYVGGDNRAFDQLLSRNEVKLFSYILFVVHDEDLANDIFQETFVKAISRLHAGQYSSSGKFISWLMRIAHNVIIDGYRSQCVFRMVEQGNDNDLSRLRGEDFQADCAEQEMVRKQVLRDVKKLVDFLPAPQREVVYMRFYQQMSFKDIAECTNVSINTSLGRMRYALLNLRKMAKEHNIYLNLD; this is encoded by the coding sequence ATGAGTAAACTCAATGAAATGACAGACGAAGAGTTGGCCTTGGCTTATGTCGGGGGCGACAACAGAGCCTTTGATCAGTTGCTTTCCCGCAACGAGGTGAAACTGTTCTCTTATATCCTTTTCGTGGTTCACGATGAGGATCTGGCGAATGATATCTTCCAGGAGACATTCGTGAAGGCAATCAGTCGTTTACATGCTGGCCAGTATTCCAGTTCGGGCAAATTTATTTCGTGGTTAATGCGCATAGCGCATAATGTCATCATCGACGGTTATCGCAGTCAGTGTGTGTTCCGCATGGTAGAACAGGGGAACGATAATGATCTTTCCCGTCTGCGAGGCGAAGATTTTCAGGCAGACTGTGCTGAGCAGGAGATGGTACGCAAACAGGTGCTCCGTGATGTGAAGAAACTGGTAGACTTTCTGCCGGCTCCACAACGCGAAGTGGTTTATATGCGTTTTTATCAGCAGATGTCTTTCAAGGATATAGCCGAGTGTACCAATGTGAGTATCAATACGAGTCTGGGAAGAATGCGTTATGCGCTCCTTAACCTCCGCAAGATGGCTAAGGAGCACAATATCTATCTGAATCTTGATTAG
- a CDS encoding glycoside hydrolase family 88 protein: MKKFFKTLLVALLLIPSYAWANGWNDAEYQRIEQSIQLPNIKQATKKYVISAYGAKQNASAAQNQKAINKLIALVSKKGGGTVVIPKGTWRTGAIEMKSFVELNLEEGAVLQFAFEPKLYPLVRTAWEGLACWNYSPCIYAYKVSDIAITGKGTIDGGGNNDTWWQWNGNPYFGYKEGVTKEHQKMGSRARLQKMAEDGVPFDERKFGMGQGLRPQLVNFVRSERILIKDVKMINSPFWVMHPLLCKDITVDGVTVWNEGPNGDGCDPEACENVLIQNCIFHTGDDCIAIKSGRNNDGRLWNKPSKNIIIRNCRMEDGHGGVVIGSEISGGCENVYAENCEMDSPHLERILRIKTNNCRGGLIQNIHMRKVTVGQCKEAVLKINLDYEPREACYRGFEPTVRNVSMEDVTCQKSNYGVLIIGGNKVENVYDIHVKNCKFDGVIKQPVKMTGKTRDVKFDNLIINGSLVFNKEDRPYQTYSEWLTHSEMQRTPHPYNLDFSPKKPRWSYVMGIEMEGMLDTYLHYKDGKSTFKGADAEANNEAIINYLKEYPAKMIDEKGNITGYKYEDFNLDNVRTAKFILRMHNLFPSKSSELALKTLFKQLQNQPRTKEGVYWHKAIYANQVWLDGIFMGLPFYCNYAVQNLKPKKAKKILDDAVDQIVKTDLRTYDEKTQLWKHAWDETHSQFWANKEDGKSQHTWARALGWYVMAMTECLDAMPEDYARRGEIITLLNKAMKSVVKYQDKKTGVWYDVMDVKDPRNYLESTASSMFAYVLLKGYRKGYLGKEYQKAGIKAYEGILNNFIQVNPDKTISLTRCCAVSGLGPGPGPYVKKPNFKRDGSFDYYMSEPIRDNDAKGVGPFIWASLEMEMQGLNK; encoded by the coding sequence ATGAAGAAATTCTTTAAGACCTTACTCGTTGCTCTGCTTCTCATCCCATCCTACGCTTGGGCCAACGGATGGAACGATGCTGAATATCAGCGCATTGAACAGAGCATACAGTTGCCTAACATCAAGCAGGCAACCAAGAAGTATGTAATTTCTGCCTATGGAGCCAAGCAGAACGCTTCGGCTGCACAGAACCAGAAGGCAATCAACAAACTCATCGCCCTCGTTTCTAAAAAAGGTGGCGGTACTGTAGTCATCCCGAAGGGTACCTGGCGCACAGGAGCCATTGAGATGAAGAGCTTCGTAGAACTGAATCTCGAAGAAGGTGCAGTACTGCAGTTTGCCTTTGAGCCAAAACTCTATCCGCTGGTTCGCACCGCATGGGAAGGACTGGCATGCTGGAACTACTCTCCATGCATCTACGCCTACAAGGTTTCCGACATCGCCATTACCGGTAAAGGTACCATCGACGGAGGAGGCAATAATGATACATGGTGGCAGTGGAACGGCAACCCTTACTTCGGATACAAGGAGGGCGTAACCAAGGAACACCAGAAGATGGGCTCCCGCGCCAGACTGCAGAAAATGGCAGAAGACGGCGTGCCTTTTGATGAGCGTAAGTTCGGTATGGGACAGGGTCTACGCCCTCAGCTCGTCAACTTCGTACGCTCTGAGCGCATCCTCATCAAGGACGTAAAGATGATCAACTCGCCTTTCTGGGTGATGCACCCTCTGCTCTGCAAGGACATCACGGTAGACGGCGTAACTGTTTGGAACGAAGGACCTAACGGAGACGGATGCGACCCTGAGGCATGCGAGAATGTACTCATACAGAACTGTATCTTCCACACCGGCGACGACTGCATCGCCATCAAGAGCGGACGAAACAACGACGGACGCCTCTGGAACAAGCCATCCAAGAATATCATCATCCGCAACTGCCGCATGGAAGACGGACATGGTGGCGTAGTCATCGGTTCTGAGATTTCAGGCGGATGCGAAAATGTATACGCCGAAAACTGCGAGATGGACTCTCCTCACCTGGAGCGCATCCTCCGCATCAAGACCAACAACTGCCGCGGCGGACTCATCCAGAACATCCACATGCGCAAGGTTACCGTAGGACAGTGTAAGGAAGCCGTGCTCAAAATCAACCTCGACTATGAGCCAAGAGAGGCTTGCTACCGCGGATTTGAACCTACCGTGCGCAACGTGAGCATGGAAGATGTTACCTGCCAGAAGAGCAACTACGGTGTGCTCATCATCGGTGGAAACAAGGTAGAAAACGTATACGACATCCATGTAAAGAACTGTAAGTTCGATGGTGTCATCAAGCAGCCTGTCAAGATGACCGGCAAGACACGCGATGTGAAGTTCGACAACCTCATCATCAACGGTTCACTGGTTTTCAACAAGGAAGACCGTCCTTACCAGACCTACTCAGAATGGCTCACCCACAGCGAGATGCAGCGCACTCCCCACCCATACAACCTCGACTTCAGTCCGAAGAAACCTCGCTGGAGCTACGTGATGGGCATTGAGATGGAAGGCATGCTCGACACCTACCTCCACTACAAAGACGGGAAGAGCACCTTCAAGGGAGCTGATGCCGAAGCCAACAACGAGGCTATCATCAACTACCTGAAAGAATATCCAGCCAAGATGATTGACGAAAAAGGAAACATCACAGGCTACAAATATGAGGATTTCAACCTCGACAATGTGCGCACAGCGAAGTTCATCCTCCGCATGCACAACCTCTTCCCTAGCAAGAGCAGCGAACTGGCACTGAAGACGCTCTTCAAGCAGCTGCAGAACCAACCTCGCACCAAGGAAGGTGTTTACTGGCACAAGGCAATCTACGCCAACCAGGTATGGCTCGACGGCATCTTCATGGGGCTACCTTTCTACTGCAACTACGCCGTACAGAACCTCAAGCCTAAGAAGGCGAAGAAGATTCTCGACGATGCGGTAGACCAGATTGTGAAGACCGACCTGCGTACCTATGATGAGAAGACCCAGCTCTGGAAGCATGCATGGGACGAGACCCACAGCCAGTTCTGGGCAAACAAGGAAGACGGAAAGAGCCAGCATACCTGGGCAAGAGCCCTCGGATGGTACGTCATGGCAATGACCGAATGCCTTGATGCCATGCCTGAAGATTATGCTCGCCGCGGCGAAATCATCACCTTATTAAATAAGGCAATGAAGAGCGTGGTGAAATATCAGGATAAGAAGACCGGTGTTTGGTACGACGTGATGGACGTAAAGGATCCTCGCAACTACCTCGAGAGCACCGCTTCAAGCATGTTTGCCTATGTTCTCCTCAAAGGTTACCGCAAGGGATACCTCGGCAAGGAATATCAGAAAGCAGGTATCAAGGCTTATGAGGGAATCCTAAACAACTTCATCCAGGTAAATCCTGACAAGACCATCAGCCTTACCCGCTGCTGTGCTGTCAGCGGACTCGGTCCTGGCCCTGGTCCATACGTCAAGAAGCCAAACTTCAAGCGCGACGGCAGCTTCGACTATTACATGAGCGAGCCTATCCGCGACAATGATGCCAAGGGCGTAGGTCCTTTCATCTGGGCTAGTCTGGAAATGGAAATGCAGGGACTGAATAAGTAA
- a CDS encoding ATP-binding protein translates to MVKIVNKYPVGIQTFEEIREKGYLYVDKTKYIVDFREKGMKYVFLSRPRRFGKSLFASTLQAYFEGRKELFKGLAIADYEKEWVKHPVLHFDMSGAKHFDADALNSYLNLQLLPYEKLYGKGEGEKYPNERLDGIVKRAYEQTGEKAVVIIDEYDAPLLDVVHEKENLQPLRRIMQNFYSPLKKLDPYLEFTFITGITKFSQLSIFSELNNLDNISMFDQYSAICGISKKELTTQMKPDIEALGEDLGMTYEECLAELTRFYDGYHFSKKSEDVFNPFSLVKALNARDIAPYWFGSGTPTYLIKTLQKYHVNVMDIEKKSCDVDDFDVSPEMMTSALPLLYQSGYLTIKKYNPMLHRYTLEYPNREVKIGMLKSLAPNYLSPISLDNNSLVGDFLEMLYDGDVEGAMIRLKAYLASISNRLSNKNERDFQTVFYLIFNLMGAHMRVEEDSAIGRADAVVYMPDAVFVFELKYDGSAEEAIKQIDEKGYLIPYSADGKRLFKIGVNYDSNQRTISDWKIKEG, encoded by the coding sequence ATGGTAAAAATAGTAAATAAATATCCTGTAGGAATTCAGACTTTTGAAGAAATTCGCGAGAAAGGTTATCTCTATGTAGATAAGACCAAATACATCGTGGATTTCAGAGAAAAAGGTATGAAGTATGTCTTTCTGAGTCGTCCAAGACGATTCGGAAAGTCGCTTTTTGCCTCTACTCTTCAAGCTTATTTCGAGGGTAGAAAGGAACTCTTCAAGGGATTGGCAATAGCTGATTATGAGAAGGAATGGGTGAAGCATCCTGTGCTTCATTTTGATATGAGCGGTGCCAAGCACTTTGATGCTGATGCCTTGAACAGTTATCTGAATCTACAGCTTTTGCCCTATGAAAAGCTATACGGTAAGGGAGAAGGTGAAAAATATCCTAATGAAAGACTGGATGGTATCGTAAAGCGTGCTTATGAACAAACGGGCGAAAAGGCGGTTGTCATCATCGATGAATATGATGCCCCATTGCTGGATGTGGTACATGAGAAGGAGAACCTGCAGCCCCTCCGCCGCATCATGCAGAACTTCTACAGTCCTCTGAAAAAGCTCGACCCATATCTGGAGTTTACCTTCATTACGGGTATCACCAAGTTCTCGCAGCTCAGCATCTTCAGCGAGCTGAATAACCTAGACAATATCAGCATGTTCGACCAGTATTCGGCTATCTGCGGTATCAGCAAGAAGGAACTTACCACTCAGATGAAACCGGATATAGAGGCATTGGGAGAAGACCTGGGTATGACGTATGAGGAGTGCCTGGCAGAGCTGACAAGATTCTACGACGGCTATCATTTCAGTAAGAAATCTGAAGATGTATTCAATCCGTTCAGCCTGGTAAAGGCACTGAATGCACGGGATATTGCTCCTTACTGGTTTGGCTCGGGTACGCCGACTTATCTTATCAAGACGCTGCAGAAGTATCACGTTAATGTGATGGATATTGAGAAGAAATCATGTGATGTGGATGATTTTGATGTTTCGCCGGAAATGATGACTTCTGCGCTTCCATTGCTCTATCAGAGTGGTTATCTCACCATCAAGAAGTATAACCCGATGCTGCATCGTTATACACTGGAATATCCTAACAGGGAGGTAAAGATAGGTATGCTCAAGAGTCTTGCACCTAACTATCTTTCACCAATATCTTTGGATAATAACAGCTTGGTAGGTGATTTCCTGGAAATGCTTTATGATGGAGATGTAGAGGGAGCAATGATTCGATTGAAAGCGTATCTTGCCAGCATCTCCAACCGTTTGAGCAATAAGAACGAACGGGATTTCCAGACGGTGTTCTATCTTATCTTCAACCTGATGGGCGCCCATATGAGGGTAGAGGAGGATAGTGCAATAGGCAGGGCTGATGCCGTTGTGTATATGCCTGATGCTGTATTTGTTTTCGAGTTGAAGTATGATGGTTCTGCCGAAGAAGCAATCAAACAGATAGATGAAAAGGGATATCTGATTCCATATTCTGCTGATGGTAAACGCTTGTTCAAAATTGGTGTTAATTACGATAGTAATCAGCGGACAATTAGTGATTGGAAGATAAAGGAAGGATAA
- a CDS encoding Ig-like domain-containing protein produces MKKNLLRFGLLLIALFVMVAANAQTYQNEEASVSWPFNDDNYATQYTKSPENGFSLVSVNTGDLKYSLKTSQTTKDKDGNKMVMAGFGPVGTTKAVEWTVKPSKGLTFTPTSISTYVNRFGTDSENGVTVTAKLSNGTSVDLGNFTALRESKTTETDKYKDHENLTNHIVIQLTAEQQAQLTSAEGFTLSCTVGVGSNKQQGFADVHINGLLNGTVQQVEQYTLSTAVSTVGAGTVKVSPAGTVFDAETSITVTATKNFGYKFVNWTDANNKVVSTDEAYTFSISTNTALKANFEKINTFALDYKVEGGAKDYMVSATPAPTVVNGKNMYEEGTEVTLTASSNDILTFTNWNDGETGAERKINMNADQSFTAAYSAKDFIAGWDFYKSAREGRTADFAAEDNDVDQLILRDADGNAYGWLDKSNSAGGYEGKNAAVNWTTVSTKPLGETYWQTKVNATAFTDIKVKSSMLYNYNAYETYNVEYSLNGTDWTKVGAINMPGAKAWTDGEFTLPSDANNKAEVYIRWIADKTSSIKGATGNNDGIAIAGIYITGTAQLVNDGKAPVLVNTVPAEGATNASANGKIVLTFDEKVKLTDNAAATLGTAKIEGTVSGKTITFAYKGLNYATAYTFTLAAGSVADLTDNATDQAIVLNFTTKTKPAVTKALYDFIIPTDGDFKAALAAAAKRTDTSKRFRIFIKQGDYKIPADENNKVTGGDGKSYANPTIYMNTPNVSIIGESMDNTSLTNTVPNTEYKNENKKTPANVLEGIGKGDVLCLQKEATGTYFQDLKMYSSMGDDKGRDIVLNDQSNKTICKNVNLWAYQDTYVSNNQNGKFYFEDGILRGRTDYLCGKGDVYYNNVELWICEKGGYLAVPSQPKKYGYIFKDCTIKDATEAKDLNGNYTLGRPWGKGTPIALYIDTKMEAIPSAAGWNEMSGGYPKRFAEYNSTTSTGSTVDLKDRKKVYDAYDSKNGDNYVNRRNETAESPILAAEEAAFYTVENIMGQDDDWDPTAATEQASAPSKVKLNGTTLAWDNNDYALLWAVCKNGKVVDFTITPSYIVDDASATWSVRAANEMGGLSEATVVGQGTGIRNIAAATDAAVIKTAIYAADGTQLSNLQKGINIIVKTLADGSKKTSKVTVK; encoded by the coding sequence ATGAAAAAGAATCTACTCAGATTTGGGCTCTTACTCATAGCCCTGTTTGTTATGGTAGCAGCAAATGCGCAAACCTACCAGAACGAAGAAGCTAGCGTTTCATGGCCGTTTAATGACGACAACTACGCTACGCAGTACACTAAATCACCAGAAAATGGTTTCAGTCTGGTTTCCGTAAACACCGGTGACTTGAAGTATTCTCTCAAGACATCACAGACTACAAAAGACAAAGACGGAAACAAGATGGTCATGGCTGGTTTCGGTCCTGTTGGCACAACAAAAGCCGTAGAATGGACCGTAAAACCAAGCAAGGGTCTTACATTCACCCCAACATCTATCAGTACCTACGTAAACCGATTCGGTACAGATTCAGAAAATGGAGTAACCGTAACCGCCAAACTTAGCAACGGAACTTCTGTAGACTTGGGTAATTTCACGGCATTAAGAGAGAGCAAGACAACAGAGACTGACAAATATAAGGATCACGAAAACCTGACCAACCATATCGTCATCCAGCTCACTGCCGAGCAGCAAGCCCAACTGACATCAGCTGAAGGCTTCACGCTAAGTTGCACCGTCGGCGTTGGCTCTAATAAGCAGCAAGGCTTTGCCGATGTACACATCAATGGTCTCTTGAACGGAACCGTTCAGCAGGTTGAACAGTACACCCTGTCGACTGCCGTTTCAACCGTAGGAGCAGGAACAGTCAAAGTATCTCCTGCAGGAACCGTATTTGATGCAGAGACATCAATCACCGTAACAGCAACAAAGAATTTCGGCTACAAATTTGTCAATTGGACAGATGCCAATAATAAGGTGGTATCTACAGATGAAGCATACACCTTCTCTATCTCAACCAACACAGCATTGAAAGCAAACTTTGAGAAGATAAACACCTTCGCTTTGGATTACAAGGTAGAAGGTGGTGCAAAAGACTATATGGTAAGCGCAACTCCTGCCCCAACCGTTGTTAACGGAAAGAATATGTATGAAGAGGGAACAGAAGTAACCCTCACAGCCAGCAGCAACGACATCCTCACCTTTACCAACTGGAATGATGGTGAAACAGGAGCAGAACGCAAAATAAACATGAACGCTGACCAGTCATTCACAGCAGCATATTCTGCAAAAGACTTCATCGCAGGCTGGGACTTCTATAAGTCAGCAAGAGAAGGTCGTACAGCAGACTTCGCTGCAGAAGACAACGATGTAGACCAGCTCATCCTGCGCGATGCTGACGGAAACGCATACGGTTGGCTCGACAAGAGCAACAGCGCAGGCGGCTACGAAGGAAAGAATGCTGCAGTAAACTGGACCACAGTCAGCACCAAGCCACTGGGTGAGACCTACTGGCAGACCAAGGTCAACGCAACAGCCTTTACCGACATCAAGGTAAAGAGCAGCATGCTCTACAATTATAACGCATACGAAACATATAATGTAGAATACTCACTCAACGGAACCGACTGGACCAAAGTAGGTGCCATCAATATGCCAGGAGCCAAAGCCTGGACAGACGGAGAGTTTACTCTCCCATCCGATGCCAACAATAAGGCAGAAGTATACATCCGCTGGATTGCCGACAAGACTTCTTCTATCAAGGGAGCAACAGGCAACAACGACGGAATTGCAATAGCAGGTATCTACATCACAGGTACTGCCCAGCTCGTAAACGACGGCAAGGCACCTGTACTCGTAAACACCGTACCAGCAGAAGGCGCAACCAACGCATCTGCCAACGGCAAGATTGTACTGACTTTTGATGAGAAGGTAAAACTCACCGACAACGCTGCAGCCACTCTCGGAACAGCAAAGATAGAAGGAACAGTATCAGGCAAGACCATCACCTTTGCATACAAAGGTTTGAACTACGCTACGGCTTATACCTTCACACTCGCTGCAGGCTCGGTAGCCGACCTGACAGACAATGCCACAGACCAGGCAATCGTTCTGAACTTCACTACCAAGACCAAGCCAGCTGTAACCAAGGCTCTCTACGACTTCATCATCCCAACCGACGGCGATTTCAAGGCAGCACTTGCAGCAGCAGCCAAGCGCACAGATACCAGCAAGCGTTTCCGCATCTTCATCAAGCAGGGCGACTACAAGATTCCTGCAGATGAAAACAACAAGGTAACAGGCGGCGACGGTAAGAGTTATGCCAACCCAACCATTTATATGAATACGCCAAACGTATCTATTATCGGTGAGAGCATGGACAACACCTCTCTGACCAACACTGTTCCTAATACAGAATATAAGAACGAGAACAAGAAGACCCCAGCCAACGTATTGGAAGGTATCGGCAAGGGCGACGTACTCTGCCTGCAGAAGGAAGCTACGGGTACCTACTTCCAGGATCTGAAGATGTACAGCAGCATGGGCGACGACAAGGGTCGCGACATCGTACTCAACGACCAGAGCAACAAGACCATCTGCAAGAACGTAAACCTCTGGGCTTACCAGGATACCTACGTATCAAACAACCAGAATGGTAAATTCTACTTCGAAGACGGAATCCTTCGTGGTCGTACCGACTACCTCTGCGGTAAGGGTGATGTATATTATAATAATGTAGAACTCTGGATCTGTGAAAAGGGAGGCTATCTCGCAGTTCCTTCTCAGCCTAAGAAGTATGGCTACATCTTCAAAGACTGTACTATCAAGGATGCTACTGAGGCAAAAGACCTGAATGGTAACTACACCTTAGGTCGTCCATGGGGCAAAGGCACACCTATTGCACTCTACATCGACACCAAGATGGAAGCTATCCCATCAGCAGCAGGATGGAACGAGATGAGTGGCGGTTACCCTAAGCGTTTCGCAGAGTACAACTCTACCACATCAACAGGTAGTACAGTTGACCTCAAGGACAGAAAGAAAGTTTATGATGCCTACGACTCAAAGAATGGTGACAATTATGTAAACCGTCGCAATGAAACAGCAGAAAGTCCTATCCTCGCAGCAGAGGAAGCTGCGTTCTACACTGTTGAAAACATAATGGGTCAGGATGATGACTGGGATCCAACTGCAGCTACCGAGCAGGCATCAGCACCTAGCAAGGTTAAGCTGAACGGTACAACCCTCGCTTGGGACAACAACGACTACGCTCTTCTCTGGGCAGTATGCAAGAACGGCAAGGTAGTAGACTTCACCATCACTCCTAGCTATATCGTTGATGACGCCTCTGCAACATGGAGCGTACGTGCAGCCAACGAGATGGGCGGTTTGAGCGAAGCTACAGTTGTTGGTCAGGGCACCGGCATCCGCAACATCGCCGCTGCTACAGATGCAGCAGTCATCAAGACCGCCATTTATGCAGCCGACGGCACCCAGCTCTCAAATCTTCAGAAGGGTATCAACATCATTGTGAAGACCCTGGCAGATGGCAGCAAGAAGACAAGCAAGGTCACCGTAAAGTAA